A genomic window from Spodoptera frugiperda isolate SF20-4 chromosome 29, AGI-APGP_CSIRO_Sfru_2.0, whole genome shotgun sequence includes:
- the LOC118268106 gene encoding uncharacterized protein LOC118268106 isoform X1, producing the protein MADTLKTLLRKRSSLKSKLTIYSNYLSLIKSSAQISGLQRLDLQERFNKFDSLHSQFDELQTEIELLADDAETAFVEREDFDRQFFNVVALTRSLLGSSVNGAGSEAGFKDADSGAHVSNSFVRLPKIDLPHFDGNYQCWLEFRDTFTSLIHDNASINNINKFHYLRASLQGTAASLIKNIEFRSDHYMIAWDLLCERYNNEYLLVANHLQALFFDVKSIIKESSVSIRSLVDVINKNIRALANLKRPTQHWDDIIIFVMVKKLDLITSREWEEYRNNNIEGYPTITQFCSFLNRKADWLESVECNVINNIQDSNIVALNSNIKLNKNNSSKPQNFNQINKNSKCPLCSQVHTLYKCESFRKLSIENRIQKAKDLTVCLNCLRIGHSAKHCKFSNCRYCKLKHNTLLHLESSEPKPLCLLHCFLHRHPLQMLRFQQILCSLLPLRMFSCPQLW; encoded by the coding sequence ATGGCGGACACTTTAAAGACTTTGCTTAGGAAACGTAGTTCGCTAAAATCAAAGCTTACAATTTACAGTAACTAtctaagtttaattaaaagtagtGCACAGATATCTGGGTTGCAACGATTGGACCTGCAGGAACGTTTTAATAAGTTCGATTCCTTACATAGCCAATTTGATGAATTGCAGACAGAAATCGAATTGCTTGCCGACGATGCTGAGACTGCTTTCGTGGAACGTGAGGACTTCGACCGCCAGTTCTTCAATGTGGTGGCACTCACGCGCAGCCTGCTCGGTTCTTCGGTCAACGGTGCTGGTTCTGAGGCGGGCTTCAAAGATGCTGACTCAGGTGCACATGTTTCTAATAGCTTTGTTCGTTTGCCAAAGATTGATTTGCCTCATTTTGATGGGAACTACCAATGCTGGCTCGAGTTCCGTGACACGTTTACGTCATTAATTCACGATAACGCTAGTATAAATAACATcaataaatttcattatttgCGTGCTTCGTTACAGGGCACTGCAGCCtctttaatcaaaaatattgaatttagaaGTGATCATTATATGATTGCTTGGGACTTGTTGTGCGAGCGGTACAACAATGAGTACCTGCTTGTGGCTAATCATTTGCAAGCTTTATTTTTCGATGTCAAGTCCATAATTAAGGAATCTAGTGTCTCGATTAGAAGTCTTGttgatgttattaataaaaatattcgggCACTAGCAAATTTAAAAAGGCCCACTCAGCATTGGGATGACATCATAATTTTTGTAATGGTTAAAAAGCTAGATTTAATTACAAGTCGTGAATGGGAGGAATACAGGAATAACAATATAGAAGGTTATCCAACAATTACTCAATTTTGTTCTTTTCTAAACAGGAAAGCAGACTGGTTGGAATCTGTGGAATGTaacgtaattaataatattcaggATAGTAATATTGTTGCCTTGaatagtaatattaaattaaataaaaataattcttctaAGCctcaaaattttaatcaaattaataaaaatagtaaatgtCCACTTTGCTCCCAAGTACATACTTTGTATAAATGTGAATCTTTTAGAAAGTTATCTATAGAAAATCGCATACAAAAGGCAAAAGACTTAACTGTTTGTCTTAACTGCTTACGCATTGGGCATTCTGCTAAGCATTGTAAATTTTCAAATTGCAGATATTGCAAACTTAAGCACAATACGCTTTTGCATTTAGAATCTAGCGAACCCAAACCACTTTGCCTTCTGCACTGCTTTCTGCATCGCCATCCACTTCAGATGTTGCGCTTTCAGCAAATTCTATGCAGCTTGCTACCTCTTCGCATGTTTTCCTGTCCACAGCTTTGGTGA
- the LOC118268106 gene encoding uncharacterized protein LOC118268106 isoform X2 has product MCEQHFAETTVRNSDGAFVVKMPLKGDPSSLGHSYVNARNRFLSLERRFKRDPSFHSKYCDFLREYERLGHMTLDSDCSPSPENSMTKYFIPHHGVIRDSSTTTQLRVIFDASAPTSTGVSLNDIQMVGPVVQDDLFSILIRFRQHRYVVSGDVEKMYRAIQLSPDQRSLQKIIFRFDPSEPLRSYTLNTVTYGTASAPYLATKCLVSLADNIEDSRVESAIRRDFYIDDYLSGGSTITETVEIAKKVKSVLSSAKFNLRKWRSNNIEILKQINTYIVTDNDSINTLQFSEHGLSPVQSKTLGLNWVCDSDSLTQ; this is encoded by the coding sequence ATGTGTGAACAACATTTTGCTGAAACCACCGTCCGTAATAGTGATGGCGCGTTTGTTGTTAAAATGCCTTTGAAAGGAGATCCAAGCTCTCTAGGACATTCTTATGTTAATGCTAGGAATCGTTTTCTATCCCTAGAGCGGCGATTTAAGCGTGATCCTTCCTTCCATAGTAAATATTGTGATTTCTTGCGAGAGTACGAGCGCTTAGGTCATATGACACTAGACTCGGACTGTTCTCCTTCACCTGAAAACTCtatgacaaaatatttcattccaCATCATGGAGTCATTAGGGATTCTAGCACCACTACTCAACTACGCGTAATCTTCGACGCATCAGCCCCTACAAGTACGGGAGTGTCGCTCAACGACATTCAGATGGTCGGTCCGGTAGTACAAGACGATCTATTCTCTATTTTGATACGTTTTCGTCAGCACAGGTACGTGGTCTCAGGTGACGTGGAGAAGATGTATAGAGCTATCCAGCTCAGTCCAGATCAACGCTCTcttcaaaaaatcatttttcgtTTTGATCCATCAGAACCTCTTAGATCTTACACGTTAAATACAGTGACCTACGGTACTGCGTCTGCTCCCTATTTAGCCACTAAGTGTTTGGTAAGTTTGGCCGATAACATTGAGGATAGTCGGGTAGAGTCCGCCATACGGCGAGATTTCTACATCGACGATTATTTAAGTGGGGGGAGCACCATAACTGAAACTGTAGAAATAGCAAAAAAGGTAAAATCGGTTCTATCTTCGGCTAAATTTAATTTACGCAAGTGGCGATCAAATAATatagaaattttaaaacaaattaatacatatatagTAACAGATAATGATTCTATTAATACACTACAATTTTCTGAGCATGGTCTTAGTCCAGTTCAATCTAAAACTCTAGGACTCAATTGGGTTTGTGACTCTGATTCACtcacacaataa